From the genome of Leptotrichia trevisanii DSM 22070, one region includes:
- the ylxM gene encoding YlxM family DNA-binding protein — protein MDKLEDFLKYSVLFSYYGELFPKKKRQYLELYLEENSSLSEIAEQCGVTRQAVFDNIKKGVQKLDEYESKLGIFEKEKELKGKLEYLRKNFTMENLEKIIEDFDYTE, from the coding sequence ATGGATAAATTGGAGGATTTTTTGAAATATTCTGTGTTATTTTCTTATTATGGTGAACTTTTTCCAAAAAAGAAAAGGCAGTATCTGGAACTTTATCTGGAAGAAAATAGTTCTCTTTCAGAAATTGCGGAACAATGTGGAGTTACAAGACAGGCAGTTTTTGACAATATAAAAAAAGGTGTTCAGAAACTGGATGAGTATGAGAGTAAACTTGGAATATTTGAAAAAGAAAAGGAATTGAAGGGGAAACTTGAATATTTGAGAAAAAATTTCACTATGGAGAATCTGGAAAAAATAATAGAGGATTTTGATTATACAGAATAG